One genomic window of Gallaecimonas sp. GXIMD4217 includes the following:
- the cysG gene encoding siroheme synthase CysG, which produces MHDFPLFLNLKDKAVLLVGGGAVAHRKAQALLKAGARVRVVARELSDELRRLPVEAIASAFEPAQLDDVWLAVAATDDAELNAAVAREARARRVWVNVVDQRQLCEAIVPAVVDRSPVTIAISSNGTAPVLARRLREKLEAELPQWLGSLAALMGRFRDRVAERFATFSDRRRFWEALLDSDIGTFLARGDQQGAERLLDERLEKGRSESGWLRLVGAGPGDPSLLTLRALQSLQEADVIVHDRLVTDAVLALARKDAELIPVGKEKGFHSVPQAEIEAILVRETGQGRKVVRLKGGDPFVFGRGGEEVLAARAAGIPVEVVPGITAAAACSARAQVPLTHRGLSNQMTLVTGHCQPGGQEPDWRQLARDQGTLAVYMGLTQSSHIAAELMAGGLAPATPVLIVENGTRPEERRLKTCLGELADTLARHQVQSPALLIIGETVTLYQEAS; this is translated from the coding sequence ATGCATGACTTTCCGCTGTTCCTGAACCTCAAGGACAAGGCCGTGCTGCTGGTGGGCGGCGGCGCCGTCGCCCACCGCAAGGCCCAGGCCCTGCTCAAGGCCGGCGCCCGGGTGCGGGTGGTGGCCAGGGAGCTGAGCGATGAGCTCCGGCGGTTGCCGGTCGAAGCCATCGCCAGCGCCTTCGAGCCGGCCCAACTGGACGACGTCTGGCTGGCGGTGGCCGCCACCGACGATGCCGAGCTCAATGCCGCCGTGGCCCGCGAAGCCCGGGCCAGGCGGGTGTGGGTGAACGTGGTGGACCAGCGCCAGCTGTGCGAGGCCATAGTGCCGGCGGTGGTGGACCGCAGCCCCGTCACCATTGCCATCTCCTCCAACGGCACCGCCCCTGTGCTGGCCAGGCGCCTGCGCGAGAAGCTGGAGGCCGAGCTGCCCCAGTGGCTGGGGAGCCTGGCGGCGCTGATGGGGCGCTTTCGCGACCGGGTGGCCGAGCGCTTCGCCACTTTCAGCGACCGCCGCCGCTTCTGGGAGGCGCTGCTGGATTCCGACATCGGTACCTTCCTGGCCCGGGGCGACCAACAGGGCGCCGAGCGCCTGCTTGACGAACGGCTGGAAAAAGGCCGGAGCGAGTCCGGCTGGCTGCGCCTGGTGGGCGCCGGCCCGGGCGATCCTTCCTTGCTCACCCTGCGCGCCCTGCAGAGCCTGCAGGAGGCGGATGTCATCGTCCATGACCGCCTGGTCACCGATGCCGTGCTGGCCCTGGCCCGCAAGGATGCCGAGCTGATCCCGGTGGGCAAGGAGAAGGGCTTCCATTCGGTGCCCCAGGCCGAGATCGAGGCCATCCTGGTCCGCGAAACGGGCCAGGGCCGCAAGGTGGTGCGCCTCAAGGGCGGCGATCCCTTCGTGTTCGGCCGCGGCGGCGAGGAAGTGCTGGCGGCCCGCGCCGCCGGTATCCCCGTGGAGGTGGTGCCCGGCATCACCGCGGCGGCGGCCTGCTCGGCCCGGGCCCAGGTGCCCCTGACCCACCGTGGCCTGTCCAACCAGATGACGTTGGTCACCGGCCACTGCCAGCCGGGTGGCCAGGAGCCCGACTGGCGCCAGCTGGCCCGGGACCAGGGCACCCTGGCCGTGTACATGGGCCTGACCCAGAGCAGCCATATCGCCGCCGAGCTGATGGCCGGCGGCCTGGCCCCGGCCACCCCTGTGCTGATCGTCGAGAACGGCACCCGCCCCGAGGAGCGGCGCCTGAAGACCTGCTTGGGCGAGCTGGC
- the dusA gene encoding tRNA dihydrouridine(20/20a) synthase DusA, producing MLDRTFSVAPMLDWTDRHYRYFARLLSRHALLYTEMVTTGAIIHGKADYLAFDEAEHPLALQLGGSHPGELAHCARLAEERGYDEVNINVGCPSDRVQNGRFGACLMGEPELVAQSVAAMGEAVAIPVTVKTRIGIDELDSYDFLCDFVDKVSAGGCDTFIIHARKAWLQGLSPKENREIPPLDYERVYRLKQDFPHLHIGINGGIKTVAEMQQHLAHVDSVMVGREAYQNPYLLAEIDQALYDAEHAPVSRFEVVRQMLPYVERQMSQGARLNHISRHILGLFNGMPGGRKWRRYLSENAHKPEAGPHTLEAALALVQAG from the coding sequence ATGTTGGATCGCACCTTTTCCGTTGCCCCCATGCTGGACTGGACCGACCGGCACTATCGCTACTTTGCGCGCCTGTTGTCCCGCCACGCCCTGCTGTACACGGAAATGGTCACCACGGGCGCCATCATCCACGGCAAGGCCGACTACCTGGCCTTCGACGAGGCCGAGCATCCCCTGGCCCTGCAGCTGGGCGGCTCCCACCCCGGCGAGCTGGCCCATTGCGCCCGCCTGGCCGAGGAGCGCGGCTACGACGAGGTCAATATCAATGTCGGTTGCCCCTCGGATCGGGTCCAGAACGGCCGCTTCGGCGCCTGCCTGATGGGCGAGCCGGAGCTGGTGGCCCAGTCGGTGGCGGCCATGGGCGAGGCGGTGGCCATACCGGTGACGGTCAAGACCCGCATCGGCATCGACGAGCTGGACAGCTACGACTTCCTCTGCGATTTCGTGGACAAGGTCAGCGCTGGCGGCTGCGACACCTTCATCATCCACGCCCGCAAGGCCTGGCTGCAGGGGCTGAGTCCCAAGGAAAACCGCGAGATTCCGCCCCTGGACTACGAGCGGGTCTACCGGTTGAAACAGGACTTCCCGCACCTTCACATCGGCATCAACGGCGGCATCAAGACGGTGGCCGAGATGCAGCAGCACCTGGCCCACGTGGATTCGGTGATGGTGGGGCGCGAGGCCTACCAGAACCCCTACCTGCTGGCGGAGATAGACCAGGCCCTCTACGACGCCGAGCACGCCCCCGTGTCCCGCTTTGAGGTGGTGCGGCAGATGCTGCCCTATGTGGAACGGCAGATGAGCCAGGGCGCCCGCCTCAACCACATCAGCCGCCATATCCTCGGCCTGTTCAACGGCATGCCCGGCGGCCGCAAGTGGCGCCGCTACCTGTCCGAGAACGCCCACAAGCCGGAGGCCGGCCCCCACACCCTGGAAGCGGCCCTGGCGCTGGTCCAGGCCGGCTGA
- a CDS encoding flavodoxin domain-containing protein, which translates to MTQATSLPPQPLLAELNPKLKALSPSQLTWLSGYLAGLAEGQGAPAAALPTAAPARPLLVLYGSQTGNAEAVARQLAAAAEAAGLTVTLASMAGFKARKLAEARDLAVVVSTHGDGEAPDDALALHELLGSKRAPDLSQVRFAVFALGDSSYPLFCQTGKDFDQRLEAAGAERLLARVDADVEFVPAASQWQQQLLASLAASAPEQTVVAGAIAEAVAQPTRANPLTAEVLAIHPLTLDAGHEVYHLELDVPGLEYQPGDALGVWPEHSDELVQAVLDATRLNGDEQVQLDGQSLRLFDALKGHELTELHPQVVAELGLSEGQGQLPERIRSRAESITGQQLIDALKPLAPRLYSIASAQSEVGEEVHLTVALVAFDADGNQRFGAASGFISRLGEGDTVRVYVQANNRFRLPADEVPVIMIGPGTGVAPFRAFMQEREATGASGDNWLLFGSRHLRGDFLYQTEWQRWLAEGRLTRLSLAFSRDQQQKIYVQQRLREEGEAVWQWLERGAHLYVCGSAEPMARDVHQALAELIETHGKTDGETYLNELRAQGRYLRDVY; encoded by the coding sequence ATGACCCAAGCGACCTCATTACCGCCTCAGCCGCTGTTGGCCGAGCTCAATCCCAAGCTGAAAGCGCTGAGCCCGTCCCAGCTGACCTGGCTCAGCGGCTACCTGGCCGGCCTGGCCGAAGGCCAGGGCGCCCCGGCCGCGGCCTTGCCGACGGCGGCGCCCGCCCGCCCGCTGCTGGTGCTGTACGGCTCCCAGACCGGCAATGCCGAAGCGGTGGCCAGGCAGCTGGCGGCGGCCGCCGAGGCCGCCGGGCTGACCGTGACCCTGGCCTCCATGGCCGGCTTCAAGGCCAGGAAGCTGGCCGAAGCCCGGGATCTGGCGGTGGTGGTGTCCACCCATGGCGACGGCGAGGCCCCGGACGACGCCCTGGCGCTGCACGAGCTGCTGGGCTCCAAGCGGGCCCCGGATCTGAGCCAGGTGCGCTTTGCGGTCTTTGCCCTGGGCGACAGCTCCTACCCGCTGTTCTGCCAGACCGGCAAGGATTTCGACCAGCGTCTGGAAGCGGCCGGCGCCGAACGTCTGCTGGCCAGGGTGGACGCGGACGTGGAATTCGTCCCTGCCGCCAGCCAGTGGCAGCAACAACTGCTGGCCTCCCTGGCCGCCAGCGCGCCCGAGCAGACCGTTGTGGCCGGCGCCATCGCCGAGGCGGTGGCCCAGCCGACCCGCGCCAATCCCCTGACGGCCGAGGTGCTGGCCATCCATCCCCTGACCCTGGACGCCGGCCACGAGGTCTACCACCTGGAGCTGGATGTCCCCGGCCTTGAATACCAGCCCGGCGATGCCCTGGGCGTCTGGCCCGAGCACAGCGACGAACTTGTCCAGGCGGTGCTGGACGCCACCCGCCTCAATGGCGACGAGCAGGTGCAGCTGGACGGCCAGAGCCTGCGCCTGTTCGACGCCCTCAAGGGCCACGAGCTCACCGAGCTGCACCCCCAGGTGGTGGCCGAGCTGGGCCTCAGCGAAGGCCAGGGCCAGCTGCCGGAGCGGATCCGCAGCCGCGCCGAGTCCATCACCGGCCAGCAGCTGATCGACGCCCTGAAGCCGCTGGCGCCGCGCCTCTATTCCATCGCTTCGGCCCAATCCGAGGTGGGGGAAGAGGTACACCTGACCGTGGCCCTGGTGGCCTTCGACGCCGACGGCAACCAGCGTTTCGGCGCCGCCTCCGGCTTTATCAGCCGCCTGGGCGAGGGCGACACCGTGCGGGTCTATGTCCAGGCCAACAACAGATTCCGGCTGCCGGCCGACGAGGTGCCGGTGATCATGATCGGTCCCGGCACCGGCGTGGCGCCTTTCCGCGCCTTTATGCAGGAACGGGAAGCCACAGGCGCCTCCGGCGATAACTGGCTGCTGTTCGGCAGCCGCCACCTGCGCGGCGATTTCCTCTACCAGACCGAGTGGCAACGCTGGCTGGCCGAGGGCCGGCTGACCCGCCTGAGCCTGGCCTTCAGCCGCGACCAGCAGCAGAAGATCTACGTGCAGCAGCGCCTGCGCGAGGAAGGGGAGGCGGTTTGGCAATGGCTGGAACGCGGTGCCCACCTCTATGTGTGCGGCAGCGCCGAGCCCATGGCCAGGGACGTGCACCAGGCCCTGGCCGAACTCATCGAGACCCACGGCAAGACCGATGGCGAGACCTATCTGAACGAACTGCGCGCCCAGGGCCGCTACCTGAGGGATGTGTACTGA
- a CDS encoding WYL domain-containing protein, producing MVVLYVVLPFVLMALSWWGAAGYFRGAIPNAIARHLVGFVIGFFLFTFLVGIFSVETLFTDILGIALFAAASIGCWKARAAGRLAATDIGASSAHHPHAIEDESVVVTLKQMGELILADDVVDQREAEQLYRYLQSRAMATLGPVPLQLFQALEHHLQDGVLDATEAEDIKALLSEICDLPDKPVAKPEPAKATKPRAKPKKAVTPNKPAKPTGGAAWDTKKSSSGVSSDSDGPYMLHSGDEVRFYYIDSAGNETERLVVFRSASTKNGIAYLKGVCTSRRALRTFRADRISLMCMEDTGEYVGDPERLLARSA from the coding sequence ATGGTTGTCCTTTACGTCGTTCTTCCGTTCGTGCTGATGGCGCTGTCGTGGTGGGGCGCAGCAGGTTACTTCAGGGGCGCCATTCCTAACGCCATTGCTCGTCACCTGGTTGGTTTCGTGATTGGCTTCTTCCTGTTTACCTTTCTGGTCGGGATCTTCTCGGTAGAAACCCTGTTTACCGACATTCTTGGGATTGCGCTTTTTGCAGCGGCTTCCATTGGCTGTTGGAAGGCCCGCGCCGCTGGACGTTTGGCGGCTACAGACATTGGCGCAAGCTCTGCTCATCATCCGCATGCAATTGAAGACGAGTCGGTGGTGGTAACCCTGAAGCAGATGGGCGAGCTGATCCTGGCCGACGACGTGGTGGACCAGCGTGAAGCCGAGCAACTTTATCGCTACCTGCAAAGCCGGGCCATGGCCACCCTTGGCCCCGTCCCCTTGCAGCTTTTCCAGGCGCTGGAGCATCACCTGCAGGACGGCGTGTTGGATGCCACTGAGGCCGAGGACATCAAGGCGCTGCTGAGTGAGATCTGCGATCTGCCAGACAAGCCCGTAGCCAAGCCCGAGCCAGCAAAAGCCACCAAGCCACGCGCTAAACCTAAGAAGGCCGTCACCCCAAACAAGCCAGCCAAGCCGACCGGCGGCGCGGCCTGGGACACCAAGAAGTCTTCCAGCGGCGTGTCTTCGGATTCCGACGGCCCTTACATGCTGCACAGCGGTGATGAGGTGCGGTTCTACTACATCGACTCGGCTGGCAACGAGACAGAGCGTCTGGTCGTTTTCCGCAGTGCCAGTACCAAGAACGGCATCGCCTACCTGAAAGGGGTCTGCACCAGTCGCCGGGCCCTGCGCACCTTCCGCGCTGACCGCATCAGCCTGATGTGTATGGAGGACACCGGCGAGTATGTGGGCGACCCAGAGCGCCTGTTGGCCAGGTCGGCTTAG
- a CDS encoding TIGR04219 family outer membrane beta-barrel protein, producing MKKGLLFAALAGAMALPAAADTLGIYAGVGQWQSDFSGDVTTEQVQLDNELGLKDSDVTQGYIHFEHPVPAIPNVRLAYADISESGTGTVSREFEYGGNIYQADTQVSSSFDLTMTDVTLYYELWDMGGDLDLGITARNLDGDLAIDSEFDSGREDIDGWIPMLYAAVRFDLPLTGLYIGGQANGISYSGNSLIDYKVALGYEFDLVAIDLGLELGYRSLELELDEDDVGDFESDIQLDGAFLNLVMHF from the coding sequence ATGAAAAAAGGTTTGCTGTTTGCCGCCCTGGCGGGCGCCATGGCCCTGCCGGCCGCCGCCGATACCCTGGGCATCTACGCTGGCGTGGGCCAGTGGCAGAGCGATTTCTCCGGTGACGTCACCACCGAGCAGGTGCAGCTCGACAACGAGCTGGGCCTGAAGGACAGCGACGTGACCCAGGGCTACATCCACTTCGAACACCCGGTGCCGGCCATCCCCAATGTGCGCCTGGCCTACGCCGACATCTCCGAAAGCGGCACCGGCACAGTGTCCCGTGAATTCGAATACGGCGGCAACATCTACCAGGCCGACACCCAGGTCAGCTCCAGCTTCGACCTGACCATGACCGACGTCACCCTCTACTACGAGCTGTGGGACATGGGCGGCGACCTGGATCTGGGTATCACCGCCCGTAACCTGGATGGCGATCTGGCCATCGACAGCGAGTTCGACAGCGGCCGCGAGGACATCGACGGCTGGATCCCCATGCTGTACGCCGCCGTCCGTTTCGATCTGCCCCTGACCGGCCTGTATATCGGCGGCCAGGCCAACGGCATCAGCTACAGCGGCAACAGCCTGATCGATTACAAGGTGGCCCTGGGCTATGAATTCGATCTGGTGGCCATCGACCTGGGCCTGGAGCTGGGTTACCGCAGCCTGGAGCTGGAACTGGACGAGGACGACGTGGGTGACTTCGAGTCCGACATCCAGCTCGACGGCGCCTTCCTCAACCTGGTGATGCACTTCTAA
- a CDS encoding copper chaperone PCu(A)C — MLQPLLGLLLLAESVAPVPLEVSDAWVRAMPPGQHNSAAYMRLHNPGDEPLVLVGAESPGVGHIMLHGYERRGDQLAMKHLDRLVLAPGQETLLAPGTSHLMLMGLKAPLREGDSLALTLILANGQHQALELPVRRLPME, encoded by the coding sequence GTGTTACAGCCGCTATTGGGATTGTTACTGCTGGCGGAATCGGTGGCGCCGGTGCCGCTGGAGGTCAGCGACGCCTGGGTGCGTGCCATGCCGCCGGGCCAGCACAACAGCGCCGCCTACATGAGGCTGCACAACCCCGGCGATGAGCCATTGGTGCTGGTGGGCGCCGAGAGCCCGGGCGTTGGCCACATCATGCTGCACGGCTATGAACGCCGGGGCGATCAACTGGCCATGAAGCACCTTGACCGGCTGGTGCTGGCCCCCGGCCAGGAGACCCTGCTGGCCCCGGGCACCAGCCACCTGATGCTGATGGGCCTGAAGGCCCCCCTGAGGGAAGGCGACAGCCTGGCCCTGACCCTGATCCTGGCCAATGGCCAACACCAGGCGCTGGAACTGCCGGTCCGCCGCCTGCCAATGGAGTAA
- a CDS encoding enoyl-CoA hydratase-related protein — translation MSAHITTQCLDGVMIVTLARLDKKNALTQAMYRQLAEALKQAEADEAVRAVLLRGNDQCFSAGNDLHDFMSLPDVSRDGPILAFLTALAAFSKPLVAAVAGPAVGIGTTALLHCDLVVADAGSRFQLPFVALGLCPEAGSSALLAQRVGQAKARQWLLTGQPFDAAEALHHGLINEVVEGGVCERGLALARQLAALPAGAMQASKALLNKWSRAEIQACIEDEAAVFGRLLRGEECQAAVRAFFSRG, via the coding sequence ATGAGCGCCCACATCACAACACAATGCCTGGACGGCGTGATGATCGTCACCCTGGCCCGCCTCGACAAGAAAAACGCCCTCACCCAGGCCATGTATCGTCAGCTGGCCGAGGCCCTGAAGCAGGCCGAAGCCGACGAGGCGGTGCGGGCGGTGCTGCTCCGGGGCAATGACCAGTGCTTCAGCGCCGGTAACGACCTCCATGACTTCATGAGCCTGCCGGATGTGAGCCGCGACGGCCCCATACTGGCCTTTCTGACCGCTTTGGCCGCCTTCTCCAAGCCCCTGGTGGCAGCGGTGGCGGGTCCGGCCGTGGGCATAGGCACCACGGCGCTGCTGCACTGCGACTTGGTGGTGGCGGACGCGGGCTCCCGTTTCCAGCTGCCCTTCGTGGCCCTGGGCCTGTGTCCCGAGGCCGGCTCCAGCGCCCTGCTGGCCCAACGGGTCGGCCAGGCCAAGGCCAGGCAGTGGCTGCTGACCGGCCAGCCCTTCGACGCCGCCGAGGCGCTGCACCATGGGCTCATCAATGAAGTGGTCGAGGGCGGCGTCTGTGAGCGGGGCCTGGCCCTGGCCCGGCAGCTGGCGGCCTTGCCGGCCGGCGCCATGCAGGCCTCCAAGGCGCTGCTGAACAAATGGAGCCGGGCCGAGATCCAGGCCTGCATCGAGGACGAGGCCGCCGTGTTCGGCCGGCTGCTCCGGGGCGAGGAGTGCCAGGCGGCGGTGAGGGCCTTCTTCAGCCGCGGCTGA
- a CDS encoding PspC domain-containing protein: MRDGWYLDKEDNMLFGVCSGLAKKLDIDRAWVRLATFVALLISPFTTGVLYLLAAWLLPAKRPLVEKEYRWDRKY; encoded by the coding sequence ATGCGTGACGGATGGTATTTGGACAAAGAAGACAACATGCTCTTCGGGGTCTGCTCTGGCCTGGCCAAGAAGCTGGACATCGACAGGGCCTGGGTGCGACTGGCGACCTTTGTGGCGCTGCTGATCTCGCCCTTCACCACGGGCGTACTGTACCTGCTGGCGGCCTGGCTGCTGCCGGCCAAGCGTCCCCTGGTGGAGAAGGAGTACAGATGGGACAGAAAATACTGA
- a CDS encoding histidine kinase: MSLDTYLRNAELALSAEGRDQALTLVHRLDGLRPQPQQRDLYCYAVPELGEGGACSLFGALADEPYDLGPILGGRNTANDALLSLLDQAVDQVVAASGLEWLGIYQARHNVQGEPVLVKLAYRGAPSRAEFPLNADFARLSNNCSVGLTGKGRLIQSVARYLAQGGEYYSCDPKVQAELCIPLFDEDGAVLGILDAEAFAEDAFDEERLGLCIGLALWAQRLLARH; encoded by the coding sequence ATGAGCCTGGACACCTACCTGCGAAACGCCGAGCTGGCCCTGTCAGCCGAAGGCCGGGATCAGGCCCTGACCCTGGTCCACCGGCTCGATGGCCTGCGGCCTCAGCCCCAGCAGCGGGATCTGTATTGCTATGCGGTCCCGGAGCTGGGCGAAGGCGGCGCCTGCTCCCTGTTTGGCGCCCTGGCCGACGAGCCCTACGATCTGGGCCCCATCCTGGGCGGCCGCAACACGGCCAACGACGCCCTGCTGAGCCTGCTGGATCAGGCCGTGGACCAGGTGGTGGCCGCCAGCGGCCTGGAATGGCTGGGGATCTACCAGGCCAGGCACAATGTCCAGGGCGAGCCGGTGCTGGTAAAACTGGCCTACCGGGGTGCCCCCAGCCGGGCCGAATTCCCCCTCAATGCCGACTTCGCCAGGCTCTCCAACAACTGCAGCGTCGGCCTGACCGGCAAGGGCCGGCTGATCCAGAGCGTGGCCCGCTACCTGGCCCAGGGCGGCGAGTACTACAGCTGCGATCCCAAGGTGCAGGCGGAGCTGTGTATTCCGCTGTTTGACGAGGACGGCGCCGTGCTGGGCATACTGGATGCCGAGGCCTTCGCCGAAGACGCCTTCGACGAGGAGCGCCTGGGATTGTGCATCGGCCTGGCCCTCTGGGCCCAGCGGCTGCTGGCCAGGCACTGA
- a CDS encoding DUF2333 family protein: MNGRIITWGVVALLLLGYLLGWYWSSEPDLYDVRARTSQVRAEQQLPDVTGLATTTAVIDIAGTLLDKPGGFLSNDVLPPSVFLDNMPAWEFGALELVRDISLVMRNELSRSQSQSTEDRDLKEAQPFFNVDRRSWVLPRAETEYRKGIKRLEAYRARLGRQGQDAATFYARADNLREVLRMAEKRLGSYSQRLAASVGQDRINTDLAGDPAASQSGVESGELTVKTSWWQLDDVFYEARGYTWALLHLLKAVEQDFQPVLEDKNALVSLRQIIRELEETQQTVWSPMVLNGSGFGLLANHSLVMANYVSRANAAVIDLKELLSRG, encoded by the coding sequence ATGAACGGACGAATCATCACCTGGGGCGTAGTGGCCCTGTTGCTGCTGGGTTACCTGCTGGGCTGGTACTGGTCCAGCGAGCCGGACCTGTACGACGTCAGGGCCAGGACCAGCCAGGTCCGCGCCGAGCAGCAACTGCCGGACGTGACCGGCCTGGCCACCACCACCGCCGTCATCGACATCGCCGGGACCCTGCTGGACAAGCCGGGCGGCTTCCTGTCCAACGACGTGCTGCCGCCCAGCGTCTTCCTGGACAACATGCCGGCCTGGGAATTCGGCGCTCTGGAGTTGGTCCGCGACATCAGCCTGGTGATGCGCAACGAGCTGTCCCGCTCCCAGTCCCAGAGCACCGAGGACAGGGATCTCAAGGAGGCCCAGCCCTTCTTCAATGTCGACCGTCGTTCCTGGGTGCTGCCCCGGGCCGAGACCGAGTACCGCAAGGGCATCAAGCGCCTTGAGGCCTACCGGGCCCGCCTGGGCCGGCAGGGCCAGGATGCCGCCACCTTCTATGCCCGCGCCGACAACCTGCGCGAGGTGCTGCGCATGGCCGAGAAGCGCCTGGGCAGCTACAGCCAGCGCCTGGCCGCCTCCGTGGGCCAGGATCGCATCAACACCGATCTGGCCGGGGATCCGGCCGCCAGCCAGTCCGGTGTCGAGTCCGGCGAGCTGACCGTCAAGACCTCCTGGTGGCAACTGGACGACGTCTTCTACGAGGCCCGCGGCTACACCTGGGCGCTGCTGCACCTGCTGAAGGCGGTGGAGCAGGACTTTCAGCCGGTGCTGGAAGACAAGAACGCCCTGGTCTCCCTGCGCCAGATCATCCGTGAGCTGGAGGAAACCCAGCAGACGGTGTGGAGCCCCATGGTGCTGAACGGCTCCGGCTTCGGCCTGCTGGCCAACCACTCCCTGGTGATGGCGAACTATGTATCCCGCGCCAATGCCGCCGTGATCGACTTAAAAGAACTATTGTCGAGGGGATAA
- the cysI gene encoding assimilatory sulfite reductase (NADPH) hemoprotein subunit, with protein MASPNEQIKRNSRHLRGTLAESLADAHTGALRDDDTQLSKFHGFYQQDDRDIRAERAKRKLEPLYSFMLRARVPGGVVTPEQWLIIDRLGRELSGGSVRLTTRQTFQYHGILKESLKPLIQGLHQALLDSIAACGDVNRNVLCNTNPVDSGLHAQVYRQTVALSEHLLPNTRAYHEIWLDEEKVAHSEEPVYGDSYLPRKFKTAVAIPPHNDVDVYANDLGFVAIAENGKLRGYNVLVGGGMGSTHGDVSTYPRVASCLGFIGPEAMNAVAEAVLTTQRDHGDRDSRKHARLKYTLDRMGVAAFKAEVEQRSGVTFLPEVPVVFTQQGDRFGWVDGIDGRRHLTLFVPQGRLIDKGEQQWLTGLRAIAQVHQGDFRMTANQNLIIAGVPAGQQDRIDALVDQYGLRLATSRLRENAMACVALPTCGLAMAEAERYLQDFVARVQELLEQTGLGDQDIVTRITGCPNGCARPFLAEVGLVGKAPGRYNLYLGADGRGLRLNKLYRENLTEGEILAELRPLLARYQAEREQDERFGDFLVRVGIVKEVRSAKDDFHG; from the coding sequence ATGGCTTCACCCAACGAACAAATCAAGCGGAACAGCCGCCACCTGCGCGGCACCCTGGCAGAGAGCCTGGCCGACGCCCACACCGGCGCCCTGCGTGACGACGACACCCAGCTGTCCAAGTTCCACGGCTTCTACCAGCAGGACGACCGCGACATCCGCGCCGAGCGCGCCAAGCGCAAGCTCGAGCCCCTGTACAGCTTCATGCTGCGCGCCCGGGTGCCCGGCGGCGTGGTCACCCCGGAGCAGTGGCTGATCATCGACCGGCTGGGCCGGGAGCTGTCCGGCGGCAGCGTGCGCCTGACCACCCGCCAGACCTTCCAGTACCACGGCATCCTCAAGGAGAGCCTGAAGCCGCTGATCCAGGGCCTGCACCAGGCGCTGCTGGACTCCATCGCCGCCTGCGGCGACGTCAACCGCAACGTGCTGTGCAACACCAACCCGGTGGACTCCGGCCTCCACGCCCAGGTCTACCGCCAGACCGTGGCCTTGTCCGAGCACCTGCTGCCCAACACCCGTGCCTACCACGAGATCTGGCTGGACGAGGAGAAGGTGGCCCACTCCGAAGAGCCCGTCTACGGCGATAGCTACCTGCCCCGCAAGTTCAAGACCGCCGTGGCCATACCGCCCCACAACGACGTGGACGTCTACGCCAACGATCTGGGCTTCGTGGCCATCGCCGAGAACGGCAAGCTGCGCGGCTACAACGTACTGGTGGGCGGCGGCATGGGCAGCACCCACGGCGACGTCAGCACCTACCCCAGGGTGGCGAGCTGCCTGGGCTTCATCGGCCCCGAGGCCATGAATGCGGTGGCCGAGGCGGTGCTCACCACCCAGCGTGACCACGGCGACCGCGACAGCCGCAAGCACGCCCGCCTCAAGTACACCCTGGACAGGATGGGGGTCGCGGCCTTCAAGGCCGAGGTGGAGCAGCGCAGCGGCGTCACCTTCCTGCCCGAGGTGCCGGTGGTGTTCACCCAGCAGGGCGATCGCTTCGGCTGGGTGGACGGCATCGACGGCCGCCGCCACCTGACCCTGTTCGTGCCCCAGGGCCGCCTCATCGACAAGGGCGAACAGCAGTGGCTGACCGGCCTGCGCGCCATCGCCCAGGTGCACCAGGGCGACTTCCGCATGACCGCCAACCAGAACCTGATCATCGCCGGCGTGCCGGCGGGCCAGCAGGACCGCATCGACGCCCTGGTGGACCAGTACGGCCTGCGCCTGGCCACCAGCCGCCTGCGCGAGAACGCCATGGCCTGCGTGGCCCTGCCCACCTGCGGCCTGGCCATGGCCGAGGCGGAGCGCTACCTGCAGGATTTCGTGGCCAGGGTCCAGGAACTGCTGGAGCAAACCGGCCTGGGCGACCAGGACATCGTCACCCGCATCACCGGCTGCCCCAACGGCTGTGCCCGGCCCTTCCTGGCCGAGGTAGGCCTGGTGGGCAAGGCCCCCGGTCGCTACAACCTCTACCTGGGTGCCGACGGCCGCGGCCTGCGCCTGAACAAGCTGTACCGGGAGAACCTCACCGAGGGCGAGATCCTGGCCGAGCTCAGGCCCCTGCTGGCTCGCTACCAGGCCGAGCGCGAGCAGGACGAGCGCTTCGGCGACTTCCTGGTCCGCGTCGGCATCGTCAAGGAAGTCAGGAGTGCCAAAGATGACTTTCACGGCTGA